In the genome of Caulobacter flavus, the window GCGGGAATTTGACCCGGCCGCTCAGCGCGACGGCCGTGGCCGGGTTGCTCGGCTTCGGCGAGATTGACCGGCGAGATCTCGCCGTCACCTGGCCCTTCAACCGCGCGCTGGCCCGACGCTGATCCGCGACCCAGGCGCGGAATGGCCTGACGCGCCACTTCAGCCGCCGCCATGCCTGCGGCAAAGCCGATCGCCACATCGCCGGCGCGTCTTAGGGCGCTCGTAAGTTTGGTCTCTGATTGCACGCCCACCGCCTGAGTGAGAGGGGAAAAACAGCTCCGGCCGGGTGGTCGGGGCCGCCTGCGGACTAAGCCTGCGTCGTGCGGTCTTCTGTGGGCTCCTGTCCCGCCGCGAGCCGGTCAAGCCGATCCTGGCGCAGACGAAGCGTTTCCTCGACCGGTCGATCGGTGACGTAACTGCGCACGCCGGCGCGGTCGTAGTCACTGGAGCGCACGCCGTAGACCAGGACGTCTTCCTCGTTCGGCGTGACGATGTCGCCGCTCGAACCGGGCGCGTACGCCCAGCCATCCTGGCGCCATTGCTCGGTACGCGCGCCGATGTCGACGGTCTTGGCGCCCTCAAGCGCCGCGACGGCGTCGGCGACGCGATCGTCGGCGACATCCGCCGTCAGCAGGTGGCCGCCGCGGCGCACACCCTCCTCGTAGACATGGCGATCTTCGTCGGGCAGGAAGGCGTTCTTGATCCTCGCCCAAAGGCCCGGCTTGGCCTGGCTTGAGTAACCGGCTTGATCAAAGCCGTCGGACGTCTTGTCGTGGACATGGATGTCGCCGGCGTCGAACCCGGCGGCGATCAGGCGATCCAGCCCGGCGTCGGCGTCTGAGCGGTCATCGAACAGAGCCGTGATGGTGTGGGACATGGTCGTGCTCCGATTATTTGGCGGTGACGATGAGGTCGGCGCGGCGGTTCTCGGACCGGCCTTGCTCGGTGGCGTTGGTGTCGACCGGGCGGGTTTCGCCGCCGGCGGCAGTGGCTATGCGGCCGCTGTCGACGCCCTTGGCCACGAGCGCGGACGCCACGGCGGCCGCGCGATCTGCGCCGAGCTTGAGGTTGTCCACCTGCGAGCCGCGCGCATCGGCGTAGCCTTCGACGCGAACCTTGGCCTTGGGGTAGGCGTCGAGGATCCGCGCCAGGGCGACGAGCGTTGGCTCGTCGACGGGGCGAATGGCCGAGGAGGCCGAGTCGAAGTTCAGTTTGTCAAAGGTGAAGGTGCGCGGCGTCGGCGCATCCGAGGCCAGGTACTTCTGGAGCTCATAGTTCAGGGTTTCGCGTTGCAGCGCGACGGTCTTGCCATTGGGCAGCGCGATCTCCTCAACCGCGACCGGCGGCGTAGCCGGTTGGTCAGCGACCCGCGCCGTCGGCGGCGCGACGGTGTTGTCGTGGCCGCATCGGCTGAGGAGGAACAATAGCGCCAGGAGCGCCACGAGCCCAATCAGCCACGGTAGCCAGCCCACCTTCTTCTTCTCGATATGAATGTGATTGGGCGGCGCACCGTCGGCGCCATGGGGATCGCTCATCGCGTGTCCTTTGAGATTGTCGCGGCTTGGCCGACCTGTGACCCCGGGGGCGAGGATCAGCGGCGATCGCGCACGTAGATGGTCTGGCTGCGACCACGCATCAGGAGGCCGACCAGCAGGCCGACGGCGGCGGCGATGCCGATCGCGCGCGCGGGGCGCAGTTGTACGAACGCCTCCAGGTCGCCGCGCGCGGCTTCGAAACGTTCGGCAGCTCTGCCCGACAGGCGTTCGACCTGGGTCTTGGTCTCGCCGAAGGCTTCGCCGGCGGCTTCTTTCAACGCGTCATAGGCGTCGTGAGCGGAACTGGCGGCGACGCCGAGCGCCGGCGCGGCTGCGGATTTCACGCGAGAGGCGGCCGTCGCGGCGCTGGATTTGACTGTAGCGGTTTCAGGGGCGATGTCGGTCATGGGAGCGATCCTTCAAATGGGCGGCGCCTTGGCCGCACGCTCCAAACCCCTGTTTTCGCTCGACGTTCCCTGCCCTCCAAATTGGCCGGCGCGAGCCGGCCTGTTTTGCCGTCGGTCAGCTTTCCAATAAATGGAAGGCGAACAAGGACAGATCTGCTATTCGCCATAAACCTGGACGTGGTCCTCCACGCCGTCGGTCTTTCCGGCCAAGCCTGGGACTTCATCGAGCTGGCGCAGGGCGGTGAAGCGGCCTCGCTCCTCCCGATACCGCACGATCTCGAAACCATGGCCTTTCAAGAGGGTGACGGCATCTAAATCCTGGGCCGTGGCGGTATTGAGATCGATCATGTGAGAGAGGCTTTGTTGTGGAGGCGGGATGACTAAACCGCGCATCTTGCCGCACGGTTCACCGATCCCCCATTCGACCTCGGCGTCGGCGCGCCGCCACAGAGCCGCCCCCCGTTCCAACATGGTCGCGCGAGCGAAAGGTCATAAGCTCAGGCCCAGCGCGTAGCGTCGGCAGTGCTCGAGATAAGCCGCCTCGTGGGCGGCGGTCAGCTCGACGACGCTGCTCCACAGCCAGGATGGGGCATCCAGGCCACCGGTGCGATTGCGCGCCAGTTCGTCCAACCAGGTGCGGCGGGTGGCTTCGTCCATCTGTCGGCCGTGCGCGTCGCCGACAACGCGGGCCAGCGACTGGGCCGAGGCCATCGCCTCGTCGGGGGTCAGGCCGGTGAGCTCGATCTTCATGTCCTGCGGCATCAGTTCCCGCACAATCACCGACTTGCCCAGGAGCCGGCAGGCGGCCATGCGTTCGCCGAGGTTGGGCGACAAGGCTCGCGCCCCGGCGACCACGCGCTCGGCGTTGTCGCGCGGCATCAAGGCCTCGGGATCGCGAGGGGCGGCGGCTTTGATCGCTTCCTTTATGTCGATGAAGCAGATGTCGGTCTCGCCGTCGTCGCTTTCGACCGCCATCAGCACGGCGTAGCGCAGGCGGCCCAGCGAACTGCAGCCTTTCATCCAGTAGGCCGCGTCCAGCAGGCGCAGGTCCGCGCCGGAATCGCGCGACTTGAGGCTGGTCACCAGGCCGTGGACGGGCTGGCTGAGACACAGCTCTTCAAGCGCGCGGCGTTCAGCCCTGCCGACCGGCCAGAAGCGCTTGCCAAGGGTGATCCTAGGCTCGGCGCCCTGCAAACGCTCGGCGGCGAGGTGTTTCCAGCTGCGCTTGGCTGCCTGGTTCAGGACAGCGCCGATCATGGGCGGATGACGCGATTTGGCTTCGAAGTCCTCGGCCAGCGCTGCTTCATAGCCCTCGATCAGACCCTCGATCATCCGGGCCGTGACGACGCCGGGCAGGTCCGAGCCCCGCGCGGCCGACGCCAGCGACAGGCCCAGCCGGATGAGGTCATGGGCCGGGTTGCCAATCACCGTCTGGTCGAGGTCGCGGATCTGGATGTCGACACGGCCCTCGCATCGGCCAGCGGCCCGAGGTTGCCAAGATGGCAATCGCCGCAGATCCAGATCGATGGCCCGGCGGGCAGTCGGCCGCCGCTGGCGTCCAGCCACTCGTAGAACCGCACCGTGTTGCCGCGGACATAGGCGTGGGCCGAACGGGCCATCTTGAGGTTTCGTGTTCGGGTCAGGATCGGTCCGCGCTCCGAGGGACGAGGCGCCCTTCGCTCCTTGCCCGAACCCTTATTGTGCATCGCGCCCCGAACCTTCGCCGTCTGTCGCCGCTACCCACAACGGCGCGCACGCCGGGCCGTTCCGAACGCCATCCCGCCCCCGACCGCGTCTTAAGGGCGCCGGCCGCAACCGCGCGTCGCGGTGGGAGTTTGCTGACGTCGCCACACGAGTTTTCGATGAGCCAGTCTGAGCTTTCACCCACCTCCCCGGTCGGCGAGACCCTGACGCCCGGTGCGGCCGCGTCGCCGCGCCGGACGCCCAGCAGTCAACCGCCTGCGGCCGCGGTGGCCGCAGCCCTGGCGGCGACCCCGGCGACGGGCGTCGTCGTCCACCTGGCCTCCAGCGACCGGCGTGCTGACGAGATCGGCCGCGCCCTGACCGCCTTCGCAGCCGAGCGGCCCGTTCTGGTCCTGCCTCCATGGGACTGCCTGCCCTACGACCGGGCGTCGCCGTCGCGCGACGTGATGGGTCGGCGCGCGCGGGTCGTCGCCAGCCTGGCGGACGGGGCACGGGCCGGCGCGATTGTCGTGACCTCGCCCGAGGCGCTGGTCCAACGCCTGCCGCCTGGTCACGTCGTGGCGGAGGCCGTCATGACGCTGCGGACCGGCGATCCGCTCGACCGCGACGCCCTGGCGCGCTTCGCCGCGCGGACCGGCTACGTGACCGACGAACGCATCGACGAGCCGGGTGAGATCGCCCTGCTCGGCGAGGTCGTCGATGTGTTCCCGCCTGACGCGGCCAAACCCGCACGCATCGTTGTCGAGGAGACCGGGGTCATCGCCGAGATCCGGATCTATGATCCGCTGACCCAGCGCTCCGAAATCGAGGTCGACAGCGTCTCGTTGGGCCCGGCCAGCGAGTGGATCCTGCCCGAAGCGGCCGCGCCCGAAGAGCCGCCGGAGACCTGGCCGCAGCGCCCGCCGGGCGTCGAGCACGGCCTCGCAGACCACTACGACGACCTGACAAGCCTCTTCGACCTTCTGCCCGACGCGAAACTCTCCGTGGATCCCAAGGCTCCGGACCGGCTCCCCGAGGTTGAAGACCACGTGCTGGACGCCCACGCCGCTCACCTGGCGTTGGGCGGCAAGGCGGAGCCGACGCCCTCCCCGCCCGCGGCTCTCTATCTGCTGGGCGACGACCTGCGGGCCGCGATCAAGAGGTGGAAGGCGCTGGCCCTGCCGCTCGACGGCGTCGAGGCCGTCGCCAGCTTCGCCGGCGGCCGCAGCCCGGGACGGGCGTTCAGCGACTTCGTCGAGGCTCAGCAAGCGGCCGGCCGCCGGGTCGTGCTCACGGGCCTGCGCCACGAACTTCGGCCTCTGACCAAGGCCTTGGCCCGCGGCCTCGACCTGAAGCCCCAGCCCGCCGATGGCTGGTATGCTGCCCGGTCGGCTGAACCCGGCGCGGTATCCAGCCTGGAGGCCGATCTTGAGGCCGGCTTCGTCGATCCCGACGCCGCCCTGGCGGTCGTCGCCGCAGCGGACGTCCTCGGCGGCCGGATGGCCTCGCGCGCGTCCTCGGCGACCGATCTCGTCCTCGAACCCGACCTGCGGATCGGCGACGTGGTGCTGCACGAGGACCATGGCGTCGGCGTCCTGCGCGACCTGTCGACCGTCGAGATCGAGGGGGTGGCGCGCGACGTGCTGCATCTAGAATATTACGGCGGCGACAACCTGCTCGCCCCTGTCGAGGAGATCGGCCGGATCTGGCGCTACGGCGGCGAGGCCGCTGGGGTAACGCTCGATCGGCTCAAGGGCGAGGCCTGGGCGCGTCGCCGGGCCGAGGTCAGCCGACACGTCGACGACGCCGCCCGCCGGCTCGTGGCTCTCGCGACCGAGCGCCAGGCGCGGACCTGCGAACCGATCGTCCCGCCGAAGGTCGCCTACGCCCGCTTCGCCGCGCGCTTCGCCTACCCGGAGACGCCGGACCAGGCGGCGGCGATCGAGGCCGTGCTGGGCGACCTCGCCTCTGGGCGCCCGATGGACCGACTGGTCTGCGGCGACGTCGGCTACGGCAAGACCGAGGTGGCCCTGCGCGCGGCCGCGGCCGTGGCCCTGAGCGGCCGCCAGGTCGCGCTCGCCGCGCCGACGACCGTCCTGGCCCGCCAGCACGTCGAGACCTTCAGGCGCCGCTTCCAAGGCACGGGGATCGGCGTCGCGCACCTCTCGCGGCTGGTCACGCCAGCCGAGGCCCGAGCCGTGCGCCAAGGTCTTGACAGCGGCGAGATCAAGATCGTGGTCGGCACCCAGGCCCTGGCGGGCAAGGATATGGCCTTCGATGACCTGGCGCTGCTGATCATCGACGAAGAGCAGAAGTTCGGCGCAGCCTTGAAAGCCCAGCTTCGCGGCTTGTGCGCCGACGGTCACGTTCTCACCCTGACGGCCACGCCGATTCCCCGCACGCTGCAGGCGGCCATGGTCGGGATCCAGGACGTCAGCGTGATCGCCAGCCCGCCCGCCCGTCGTCGGCCGGTCCGGACCTTCGTGGCGCCGTTCGACGCGGCCAGCCTGCGCACGGCCTTGATGCGAGAAAAGCGCCGGGGCGGTCAGAGCTTCCTGGTCGTCCCACGCATCGACGACGTTGGCCCGATCGGCGAGCGCCTGGCCAAGGTCGTTCCGGAGCTTTCGGTGCGTGTCGCGCACGGCGACGTGGCGTCCGACGCCATGGACGCGGTGATGGTCGGTTTCGCCGACGGCGACGGCGACGTCCTGCTGGCGACCAATATCATCGAGAGCGGCTTGGACGTGCCGCGCGCCAACACCATGATCGTCTGGCGGCCGGATCGGTTCGGGCTCTCCCAGCTGCACCAGTTGCGCGGGCGCGTCGGCCGCGGCCGGATCCAGGGCGTGGCCTGCCTGCTGACCGATCCCGACAGCGAGCTTTCGGAGGCGACACGCGCACGCCTGTCGACCCTGGAGGCGTTCGACCGGCTGGGCTCGGGCCTGGCGATCAGCGCGCGGGACCTTGATCTGCGCGGCGGGGGCGATCTCGTGGGCGAAGATCAGGCCGGTCACGTCAAGATGATCGGCGCGTCGCTCTATCAACGCCTGCTGGCTCGAGCCGTCGCCGTGGCGCGAGGCGAGGCAGACGCCGACGCCCAGACGCCCAACCTGGTGCTTGGAGAAATTGGAAGCCTTCCGCCCGACTATGTTCCCGACCCCGTGGTTCGGATCGGTCTCTACGCGCGGCTGGCTCGGATCGACGATCCCGCCGCCATCGACGCCTTCGAAGAAGAGCTGGAAGACCGCTTCGGCTCTCCGCCCGACGCCGTGGGTATCCTCCTGGCCAAGGCGAGACTGACAGCCCTGGCACGCGCCGCGGGGGTCGTCGAAGTGCGCGCCGGTCCCAAGGGCGTGGTGCTGGTCGTCCCGCCGAAGGTGGCGGCGGAGGCGGCCAAGCGATTGACGCGTGTCGTGCCCGAGGTCAGCGTCGACGGCGGCCGGATCATCGTAGCCTCGCCGAGCGAAGACGACACGACGGGCCGCACACTGGTCGAGCGGCTGGTGTCCGCCCTCGCCGCGGGCCGGTAAGCTACGGGCTTAAGCCTGGGGCCGCGCGGCAGGCCTAGCCCTTTCCGGCTGAAACGGCTTGCGCCAGTCGATGCCGTTGAGACGTCTTCAGTAACTGCACGTTCCGGCCCGGAAATGCGTGACGTTCTGAAAGATGTGGGGCGCGGGGATTGGGGCCAGACCATCAAAGCTGTGGATGACCATTCGGCAAAAAACCAACCGGAAACCATCCTGCGCGAGAACCCCGCCATTGGATTGAGCCGAGAGGTTTGGCCATGGATTTTCAGGAACACGCAAACCAACACCATCAGATTCGCGAAGCGCTCGTCGCAGCCGTCAATGAGCGCCGCGCCGTCGATCCGGCAGTCCTTCGATCGGATCGCGTTTGCCCCATCGGCTGCTGGATTCACGGCGACGGGGCCAGGCTTTGGGCCGGCAACCACGCCTTTCTCGGCTTGCTGGAAAACCATCGCGCCTTCCATCAGCAGGCAGGTCTTGTCGCCGACCAGATCAATCGCGGGCAATGGGCGGAGGCCCAGAGATCGCTTCGCTCTGGGTCGCCGTTCGCCATGGCCCTTGCCGACCTGGCGGCCGCTCTAAGGCGCATGCGAGCGACGGCCGGAACGCTCGCCGCCTAGCTAGGCGCGCAGCGCCAAGGGCGCCTGCGTCTCCGCCACGTGGGGTGGAAATAAGAAGCGCCCGGCGCGCGCGCCATTGCGCAGCCTGATATCTAAAATGACCGGCTCCCCGGCGTCCGCCAGGCGATGGGCCAGTTCACGCGCGGCCTGCTCGGCGCGCGCGCCGGTAGAGAACATCAAGGGGCCGTCACGGAAGTCACCGCGTACGATCCAACCGTCATCAGACGGCTCGACAAAGATGAAACAGGGCATGGTCATAACGTAAAAACAGCTAGCAGGGCGAAGTGGCGGCCGGCCTGCGCCGGCCGCCCGCCCCAACTCAAGAGAACATGTCGCGGTCCAGGCGGCTCAGCGCGGACATCACCTCGCTGAGCGGCACAGGCCCGGGTGTTCCCAAGAGCCATCTCTGACTGGGCCGGTGCTCGACCGCGCTAGCGTCGGAAGCCCAGGCCGCCAGGATTTCACGCTTTTCAGCCGGATCGAGATCCTGGTCCTTCAGCACCTCCAGAGGATGGAGGAAGCCGACCGCCGGCCGGACACGCCATGGACGCGCTCGATCCGTCCCTTTGGAGTCCGTACGCATGGCGTGTCCCTCAGGCGGCCGTGCGGGTCTTCGCGGGCCGGAGCTGCAGGGCCTGCTGGCGTGCGCCCGTGCCAATGGGGATTTGCCTGGGCTTCAAGGCCTCAGGCATCTCACGGGCGAGATCGATTGTCAGGACCCCGTCGGCATGGGCGGCGTGCTTGACGACTACGTAGTCGGCCAGTTCGAACCTCCGCTCGAACGATCGCTGGGCCAAGCCTTGGTGCAGGAACGTTCGCGCGCCCTGCCCTTCACTCGCCGCCTTCCTGCCTTTGATCATCAGGAGATTGGGCTCGGCGATGACCTCGAGATCGGTTGGCGCAAAGCCAGCGACCGCCAGGGAAATGCGGTACGCGGTCTCGCCGGTCATCTCGATATCGTACGGGGGGTAGCTGGCGCTCGCCTCCGCGCGGAGCGCGGTCTCGACGAGATCGGCCATGCGATCAACACCGATCATAGAGCTATAGAGCGGGGTGAAATCAAACGTGGTGCTCATTTCCATCTCCTCGAAAGCAAGTTGGACATGAGGGCGCCGAGCGAAGCGCTTTGCGCCCCAAGGCCAGGCCCTGTCGGCGCCCGGCAGCAGGTGATGAGTTAGCGCGCCCGGGAGGTACGTCAAGACGCACGCACGGGAAAATACGGCCTGTGCAAAACGTCCGCCCGGCTCAGCCGGCAGTCCGTGCGAAGCTCAAGACTTGGCCCGCCGTTAGTTGCAATTTCGCCGCCCCAGGTCCGGCCAGAGCGCCCGGATGACCAGGGCGCGCCATTAGCGGAAGTTCAGGCTGCTCCAGCAACCGGACCTTTGGCGGTTAGGGGCTACACCTCTGCCGCGAGTTGGCTGGCAGGTGCGGATCTATCTGCAACCTTGACCAGTCGTCCATCGTTGAGCACGTAGATCCGATCCGCCGAGGCGAGCGTCTCTCGTCTATGTGCGACCACGATGCGCGACACGCCACTTTTTGCGATGGCCTCGCTCACCCTCTGTTCGTTGATTGGATCTAGATGGGAGGTAGCCTCATCAAAGATCAGCACTTTGGCTTCACGATAGAGCGCCCTGGCCACCAAAAGGCGCTGCTTCTGACCACTCGAAATCGACGCGCCCATGTCTCCGATCAAGGTGTTCGCTTGCATAGGAAGTGAAGCAATCTCGTCAGCGACCGAAGCGCGGCGCAAGCAATCCCAAACCCGATCCATGTCTATGCGTTCATCGAAGAATGCGACATTCTCTGCAATGGATCCCGAAAGTAATTCATCATCTTGCATGACAACGCCGAACGCTCTTCTTGCCGCTTGCGCGCCCCAGAAGCTTAGCGGGCGGCCATCAAGACGAACCTCGCCCCTTGTTGGTAGATAAAGGCCGCAAAGAACCTTCAGGAGTGTAGATTTACCCATTCCAGATGCGCCAATGATTGCGATGAACTCTCCCGGCTCAACAGTGAGATTTACATCCTTCAGTACGAATTTGTCGTTGCTGAAGCCATACGCGACCGAGCGTAGCTCTATGTGCCCCTTGATCGACGCTGAGCACTGAGCTTGATTTTCAACCAGTGGATCGGTCGCTTGCAGCACGATGTCGGCGAGGCGATGGGTGTGCATATCGAGGAGCCGCCAGTTCACGAACTGATCCAACAAATTCTGTATTCGAGCCGAAAACTGAGATCTGTAAGAAAGAAACGCGTACATAAGGCCAATAGTAGTCGCCCCAGATATGACTTCGCGGGTCGCGATGTAAATCAAGGCGACATATGTGAGGGCGTCAATCAACCGGCCGCCAGCCGTAAGGCCGACGTTTACAAGTCCATTCGCCTGATTAGCTTTTACGACCTCTGCAAGTCGATTTGACCATTGGATCTCGCGCTCTTCTTCTGCGGCCATCAATTTAATGGTCTGCATAGAGCGGAGCGTTTCAATGCGGTTGCCCTGCTCCGCTATGGAGGCGTTCAGACTGGCGGCGCCGAGCTTCAAAGTGGCGGGGATCAACGCCAGTTTCAGAACGAGGGTCGCTGCGATCCCGACGCCCGCTACAGCCGTCAGTAAGGGCGAGAACATCACCATCATTACCAAGGTCACGATGGATAGTGCGCCGTCGACAATCGACATAACGAAGCCGTTTGCAATCAGGCTCTTGATCGGGGTCAGGCTATCGAAGCGTGTCAGTGCGTCGGCGAGCTTGCGACGTTGAAACCAAGGCAAAGGTAGGCGGACCATGTGGCGGAAAAGTTTGCGCGACATGCCCCAGGTCAGAATTGAAGTGAGCTGCTGAAGCACAATGCCGCGCATCGCCTCAGCCACCGCGTTGAAGATGGCAAACAGCCCGAAGCCAAGCGCCAACGTCAGCAGCAGGTCATGGTCCCCTTTTAGGCCCGCATCATCTACCGCCGTCTGAATATAGAAAGGCGTTGCTATGACGTAAGCCTGCATGATCACCGACAAGATGACTGTCTGCATCAGACTGCCGGGAATGCGACGGTCCGGCTGAACCAAGCTCAACAGATTGAGGGGGGATATCTGAGACCGCTTGCGGAAATTGGTGGAACGCCTGATTTCCACGGCAATGCCGGTGAAGGCTCGAGAAAGCTCTGACAACGACACGGTAGTACGCCCGCAGGCAGGGTCGACGATCCATGCCCGCCCCGAGGAAACCCTTGTCAGAACAACGAAATGATCAAGCTTCCAGTGAAGGATCGCGGGAAGGGCAAGCTGTGTCAGGTCTTCCAGTTCGCAACGAACAGGGCGACATTCCATCGACCAGGTCGAGGCGATTTCGCAGACCTGTCGCAATGTCAGGCCATGAACCGAGACGGGGTGCTTTCGTCGCAGGGCGGAGGCGTCCAGTCGAGCGCCGAGCAGTTCACTTACGATCCCGACGCACATCAGGCCGCATTCGGCTCGTTCAATTTGGCGGAAGTGCCTAAAGTCCGAAAACATTTTCATTCACAAAGGGGCTGACCGCTGGCGCGCGGCGCGAAGTTTGTCGAACAGCCAAGCAAACAGGGACTGTTGTTCAAGCACGAGATCTGCTGAGAGCTTCATGCCTGGAGACAGGGGCCAGTTCTTACCGTAACCGCGGACATCTTGCTGATCGAGTTCAACTACAATCCTGAACATCGCCTCTTGGGCCTGGATCACGGTAGGCACGTCTCCTGGCGCAGTTGCCGCGCCGGCGATTGATTTCACCCGCCCACGCGAGACTCCGAAGCGCTGATACGGAAAGGCGTCATACATCAGGCGGACCTTGTCCCCTTCGCGAATGAAGCCGGCCGCCCGGGAAGGAGCCCAAAGTTCGGCCTGCAATCTCCCTCCATGGGGGATCACGAAGGTCAATGCTTCACCCGGAGCTACCGCTTCGCCTGGCTTGACCCTTAGAGCGGCAACTTTGCCGGAAATCGGCGAGACAATGTCAATCAAAGCGTCAGCGCGCGTGGTGGCGCTCTTTTCATCGAGAAGCGCGAGATTTGCCACTATGGCTGCGGCTTGCCCACCTTGCTCCGCACCGATTTGGCGCGCTTCATTTTCGAGTTGAGCAAGTGAGGTGGGGATGGCCTCGATCCGGCGGTCGATCGCGGAAAGCTCCTGCTTAGCCACAATTAGGGCTTCCTGGCGTTGGCGTAACGCGAGGGAAGACATGAGTTCCTTTTCCCAAAGCGACTTGGCCGCGGCGGCGTTCTTTTCGGCAAGATCCATGCGCTCCACCTGAAGGCGGCGATCGCTGAGCAGGCGTTTCTGGTCTAGCATCATAGCGGCGCGGCGCAGAGCGATGCCCTGCTGTTGCTCGGTGAGCACTGCCCGTCGCGCTTGCGCCTGATCTAGGAGGGCTAGGCGTTGACCTTCGGCCGCCAGCGCCAATGCCTCGCTGAGCGCGCCTCCACCACCGAGCGTGGCGTCGGATTGAACGCTGAGCAGCGGGGTTCCGACGTCAACGTTCTGACCGTCGCGTACCGGCACTCTGGTGACAGTGCCAGCCTTGAGACTTGTCGCCCTGAATGCTCCCGCCGTCGGCTGCAGCAGGCCCGAAACCGTCTCACGTCGAGCATATGTGGCCAAGCACAGGAACGTTGACGACGCCACCAGTATAGAAAGCAAAAGCAGTGTAATTATCCACCCGGGTACATGGTGAATAAAAACAGGCGCGCCAACCTTATCGCGATTCGCCTGCAGAGCCTCGGGGCGAAGCAGGGCTTCTATTGAACGCTCTTCATACATGACTGGAGATTGGGGAATACATTTCCTCTATGCTTCGCATTCAGAGCGGTTTTTCACCTGTTTAAGCTTAACGTCGAAGTAAGAATTTAGGCTCTCGTCGCTCTGACGGCTTTGGTCGTGCTCGA includes:
- a CDS encoding HlyD family secretion protein: MYEERSIEALLRPEALQANRDKVGAPVFIHHVPGWIITLLLLSILVASSTFLCLATYARRETVSGLLQPTAGAFRATSLKAGTVTRVPVRDGQNVDVGTPLLSVQSDATLGGGGALSEALALAAEGQRLALLDQAQARRAVLTEQQQGIALRRAAMMLDQKRLLSDRRLQVERMDLAEKNAAAAKSLWEKELMSSLALRQRQEALIVAKQELSAIDRRIEAIPTSLAQLENEARQIGAEQGGQAAAIVANLALLDEKSATTRADALIDIVSPISGKVAALRVKPGEAVAPGEALTFVIPHGGRLQAELWAPSRAAGFIREGDKVRLMYDAFPYQRFGVSRGRVKSIAGAATAPGDVPTVIQAQEAMFRIVVELDQQDVRGYGKNWPLSPGMKLSADLVLEQQSLFAWLFDKLRAARQRSAPL